One region of Gorilla gorilla gorilla isolate KB3781 chromosome 15, NHGRI_mGorGor1-v2.1_pri, whole genome shotgun sequence genomic DNA includes:
- the SIVA1 gene encoding apoptosis regulatory protein Siva isoform X1, translating into MPKRSCPFADVAPLQLKVRVSQRELSRGVCAERYSQEVFEKTKRLLFLGAQAYLDRVWDEGCAVVHLPESPKPGPTGAPRAARGQMLIGPDGRLIRSLGQASEADPSGVASIACSSCVRAVDGKAVCGQCERALCGQCVRTCWGCGSVACTLCGLVDCSDMYEKVLCTSCAMFET; encoded by the exons ATGCCCAAGCGGAGCTGCCCCTTCGCGGACGTGGCCCCGCTACAGCTCAAGGTCCGCGTGAGCCAGAGGGAGTTGAGCCGCGGCGTGTGCGCCGAGCGCTACTCGCAGGAGGTCTTCG AGAAGACCAAGCGACTCCTGTTCCTCGGGGCCCAGGCCTACCTGGACCGTGTGTGGGATGAAGGCTGTGCCGTCGTTCACCTGCCAGAGTCCCCAAAGCCTGGCCCTACAGGGGCCCCGAGGGCTGCACGTGGGCAGATGCTGATTGGACCAGACGGCCGCCTGATCAGGAGCCTTGGGCAGGCCTCCGAAGCTG ACCCATCTGGGGTAGCGTCCATTGCCTGTTCCTCATGCGTGCGAGCCGTGGATGGGAAGGCGGTCTGCGGCCAGTGTGAGCGAGCCCTGTGTGGGCAGTGTGTGCGCACCTGCTGGGGCTGCGGCTCCGTGGCCTGTACCCTGTGTGGCCTCGTGGA CTGCAGTGACATGTACGAGAAAGTGCTGTGCACCAGCTGTGCCATGTTCGAGACCTGA
- the SIVA1 gene encoding apoptosis regulatory protein Siva isoform X2, producing the protein MPKRSCPFADVAPLQLKVRVSQRELSRGVCAERYSQEVFDPSGVASIACSSCVRAVDGKAVCGQCERALCGQCVRTCWGCGSVACTLCGLVDCSDMYEKVLCTSCAMFET; encoded by the exons ATGCCCAAGCGGAGCTGCCCCTTCGCGGACGTGGCCCCGCTACAGCTCAAGGTCCGCGTGAGCCAGAGGGAGTTGAGCCGCGGCGTGTGCGCCGAGCGCTACTCGCAGGAGGTCTTCG ACCCATCTGGGGTAGCGTCCATTGCCTGTTCCTCATGCGTGCGAGCCGTGGATGGGAAGGCGGTCTGCGGCCAGTGTGAGCGAGCCCTGTGTGGGCAGTGTGTGCGCACCTGCTGGGGCTGCGGCTCCGTGGCCTGTACCCTGTGTGGCCTCGTGGA CTGCAGTGACATGTACGAGAAAGTGCTGTGCACCAGCTGTGCCATGTTCGAGACCTGA
- the AKT1 gene encoding RAC-alpha serine/threonine-protein kinase — protein MSDVAIVKEGWLHKRGEYIKTWRPRYFLLKNDGTFIGYKERPQDVDQREAPLNNFSVAQCQLMKTERPRPNTFIIRCLQWTTVIERTFHVETPEEREEWTTAIQTVADGLKKQEEEEMDFRSGSPSDNSGAEEMEVSLAKPKHRVTMNEFEYLKLLGKGTFGKVILVKEKATGRYYAMKILKKEVIVAKDEVAHTLTENRVLQNSRHPFLTALKYSFQTHDRLCFVMEYANGGELFFHLSRERVFSEDRARFYGAEIVSALDYLHSEKNVVYRDLKLENLMLDKDGHIKITDFGLCKEGIKDGATMKTFCGTPEYLAPEVLEDNDYGRAVDWWGLGVVMYEMMCGRLPFYNQDHEKLFELILMEEIRFPRTLGPEAKSLLSGLLKKDPKQRLGGGSEDAKEIMQHRFFAGIVWQHVYEKKLSPPFKPQVTSETDTRYFDEEFTAQMITITPPDQDDSMECVDSERRPHFPQFSYSASGTA, from the exons ATGAGTGACGTGGCTATTGTGAAGGAGGGCTGGCTGCACAAACGAG GGGAGTACATCAAGACCTGGCGGCCACGCTACTTCCTCCTCAAGAATGACGGCACCTTCATTGGCTACAAGGAGCGGCCGCAGGATGTGGACCAGCGTGAGGCTCCCCTCAACAACTTCTCCGTGGCGC AGTGCCAGCTGATGAAGACGGAGCGGCCCCGGCCCAACACCTTCATCATCCGCTGCCTGCAGTGGACCACTGTCATCGAACGCACCTTCCATGTGGAGACTCCTGAGGAGCG GGAGGAGTGGACAACCGCCATCCAGACTGTGGCCGACGGCCTcaagaagcaggaggaggaggagatggactTCCGGTCGGGCTCACCCAGTGACAACTCAGGGGCTGAAGAGATGGAGGTGTCCCTGGCCAAACCCAAGCACCGCGTG ACCATGAACGAGTTTGAGTACCTGAAGCTGCTGGGCAAGGGCACTTTCGGCAAGGTGATCCTGGTGAAGGAGAAGGCCACAGGCCGCTACTACGCCATGAAGATCCTCAAGAAGGAAGTCATCGTGGCCAAG GACGAGGTGGCCCACACACTCACCGAGAACCGCGTCCTGCAGAACTCCAGGCACCCCTTCCTCACA GCCCTGAAGTACTCTTTCCAGACCCACGACCGCCTCTGCTTCGTCATGGAGTACGCCAACGGGGGCGAG CTGTTCTTCCACCTGTCCCGGGAGCGTGTGTTCTCCGAGGACCGGGCCCGCTTCTATGGCGCTGAGATTGTGTCAGCCCTGGACTACCTGCACTCGGAGAAGAACGTGGTGTACCGGGACCTCAAG CTGGAGAACCTCATGCTGGACAAGGACGGGCACATTAAGATCACAGACTTCGGGCTGTGCAAGGAGGGGATCAAGGACGGTGCCACCATGAAGACCTTTTGCGGCACACCTGAGTACCTGGCCCCCGAG GTGCTGGAGGACAATGACTACGGCCGTGCAGTGGACTGGTGGGGGCTGGGCGTGGTCATGTACGAGATGATGTGCGGCCGCCTGCCCTTCTACAATCAGGACCATGAGAAGCTTTTTGAGCTCATCCTCATGGAGGAGATCCGCTTCCCGCGCACGCTTGGTCCCGAGGCCAAGTCCTTGCTTTCGGGGCTGCTCAAGAAGGACCCCAAGCAGAG GCTTGGCGGGGGCTCCGAGGACGCCAAGGAGATCATGCAGCATCGCTTCTTTGCCGGTATCGTGTGGCAGCACGTGTACGAGAAGAAG CTCAGCCCACCCTTCAAGCCCCAGGTCACATCGGAGACTGACACCAGGTATTTTGATGAGGAGTTCACGGCCCAGATGATCACCATCACACCACCTGACCAAG ATGACAGCATGGAGTGTGTGGACAGCGAGCGCAGGCCCCACTTCCCCCAGTTCTCCTACTCGGCCAGCGGCACGGCCTGA